The genomic window TTGTTAGCGAAGGCAATTTTATTGAAAAGAATTGTAAAGTAAAAATCCTCTCGGTTGATGGAAACCGGGTGGTCGTTAGAAAACTGAACTCAGAGGAGTAGATCATGGATGTTATGGGAATTATCATGTTAGCATTTCTGCTAATTTTTGTTTTTTTGTTATTTTATTTTGTGCCGGTTGGAATGTGGATTCAGGGGGTGGTCAGTCTTGGCTTAGGCCGGATTACCATTATTGATCTGATCCGTATGCGTTTGCGAAAAATTTCACCACGCTTAATTGTAGATGGGGTGATCAATACCCACAAAGCTGGTTTAATTAATGTGAAAACAGATATGTTGGAAACACATTATTTGGCTGGTGGCAATGTTGTTAATGTTGTTTTCGCCTTAATTGCATCCGATAAAGCCAATATCTCTCTGACGTTTGAAACAGCTACGGCTATCGACTTGGCCGGCCGGGATGTGAAAAATGCAGTTGAAACAAGCGTATACCCCAAGGTGATAGATGCTCCTAGAGAAGGTTTCCTTTCGGCTGTAGCCAAGGATGGTATTGAGTTAAAAGCCAGGGCGCGTGTAACGGTTCGAACAAATATTCCCGGTTTAGTAGGTGGTGCCACCGATGATACCATTATAGCTCGTGTTGGCGAAGGAATTGTTAGCGCAATTGGCTCTTCTATCTCTTATTCAAATGTATTGGAAAATCCCGATAATATTTCAAAAGCAGTGTTATCTAAAGGTCTCGACGCTGGAACCGCTTATGAAATTCTTTCGATTGATATTGCAGATCTGGATGTGGGTAAAAATGTAGGTGCCCAGCTTCAAGCTGATCAAGCCGAAGCAGATCTTCGTGTGGCCCAGGCCAGGGCGGAAACCCGCCGCGCAATGGCTGTGGCAGAAGAGCAGGAAATGAAGGCCCGCACACAAGAAATGCAAGCCAAAGTTGTAGCATCTGAAGCAGAAGTGCCCTTGGCAATGGCTCAGGCATTTCGTGAAGGAAAATTGGGTGTATTTGATTATGTGAATATGAAAAATATCCAAGCTGATACGGATATGC from Candidatus Neomarinimicrobiota bacterium includes these protein-coding regions:
- the floA gene encoding flotillin-like protein FloA (flotillin-like protein involved in membrane lipid rafts); translation: MDVMGIIMLAFLLIFVFLLFYFVPVGMWIQGVVSLGLGRITIIDLIRMRLRKISPRLIVDGVINTHKAGLINVKTDMLETHYLAGGNVVNVVFALIASDKANISLTFETATAIDLAGRDVKNAVETSVYPKVIDAPREGFLSAVAKDGIELKARARVTVRTNIPGLVGGATDDTIIARVGEGIVSAIGSSISYSNVLENPDNISKAVLSKGLDAGTAYEILSIDIADLDVGKNVGAQLQADQAEADLRVAQARAETRRAMAVAEEQEMKARTQEMQAKVVASEAEVPLAMAQAFREGKLGVFDYVNMKNIQADTDMRESISGDSESGPTKAPERDNK